Genomic window (Peromyscus eremicus chromosome 12, PerEre_H2_v1, whole genome shotgun sequence):
CAGTACCGGGGCTCCAATGAAAGGAGGTGGTAGCACCTAGAAAGAGGGCACTACGAGCTGTTGCCTCCCAGGGAAAGGCCAGTGTTGGGTGAAGGCGCACTAGATCAGTGTCCAGAAGAGGGTAGTATAGTGGGGTGACAGGCAGTACCAAGTTCAATTGGCAGTGTTCTAGGGGATCGGAGTGTGAGGTTAGTGCCAAGCAGGGCCAAGGGAAGACGGGAGTGCCGAGGAGGTGAAGCCCCAGGGGAGGGCACAATGCGGGCTTTCCTTTCCCTGAGAGTGACATCATGGCAAATTCCCAAACCGGACGGACCCGGCTCGGGTGACGTCTAGCTGGTCCGAGCCAGCTCGGACCAGCGTGGGGGACCTGGGTGGCAATCCGAGGTCCGAGGGGCTGGGCGGGCGCCCTGCGGGCGGGGTTCTCCTCCACCCGCCTGCAGCACGGACTGTGCCCTCGGCCGGCACGCGGACCGCAGGGAAGGGCTGGGGCCGGGCTTCTCGGGGCCAAGGATCAAGGTTCCCGGCTGGGTTAGTTAGGCCCCCAAGCTTCCCCGAGCGTCGGGATCGGGGGTCTGGAGAGGGCGCTGTAGAGCCGGGCGCAGCGCGGTACCCGCCGGGGGTGGGACTTTAGTCTGTCCCCGCCCTGGGCGGAGTCACTGGGCTTTGAGACTCGCCCACAAGGCCCGAGCTGCTCCGAGGTGGCCTTTCCCGGCGGAAGTTAAGGAGCCCCGAGGGGGAAGGCGGCGGAAGTGGCTGCGTTAGGGCAGCCTGTGCGCATGCGCCCTCTGCCTCGGTTGCCGCTTTGGGGGCGGTCCTCCGCCCTGTCTCCCCTCCTCCACGTGACCGAGGGGGTGCGCGAGTTCCCGGTGGTGGCCGCGCGCTCCGCAGCTCTGCAGCCCTCGTGCCCCTCACGATGGCGGGCATCCTGTTCGAGGATATTTTTGACGTGAAAGACATTGACCCAGAAGGCAAGAAATTTGACCGAGGTAAGGTGTGTAGGGGAGGTTTGAAGGCAGGGGCCAACATGCCCACCCAAGTGGCCCGTCCCACCCTCTCGGTACCTCCCTCAGGAAATAGGTTTTTTCCATCATGAGAAACTTGAGACAGCTTTTCCTACGGTATCTGCGGTGTCTTGTGCCTGGGTGGCCCTTAGCTTTGGTGCTGGTAAACCCCCGGGCCCTTTTCCAACTCCCTCTCCAGTATTAGGTGCTGTACCGTGCGCCTCTCACACTTAACTGTTCTGGTAAGAGGGAGATAGGGTGCCTTACCGTATATTTTGGTACTTAAGGCTGTGCAGCGAGTTGCCTGCCTGTCTTCCTAACCCATAGTTTTGCGGAATTGTTAGCTCTCTTCGAAGTCGTCTTTTCTAAATTCAGCTGATCGCTCGGTGTATTTTCCCAGTGATCCGGAAGTTGTTTCTTCTTGGTGTCACTTTGCCTGGGGACAGTCCccccagagtctctctgtgtagctctggctgtcctggaactcgctttgtagaccagactggcctcgaactcccagagatccgactgcctctgcctcccaagtgctgggattaggggcgtgagccactgccgcccagcatatatatatatatatataatatatatatatataatatatatattatatatatatataatatatattatatataatatatattatatagtgtgtgtatatatacatacacacacacacacacacacacatatatatatatatatatatattttttaaagaccgGTGTCAGTTCTCAACACACCCTGCAGATTCCCTCAGCAGAGTGCCTACCAGAAAGAGGGCATCTCTGGACAAGTATCTATCTTGTTCAGAGTGAAGTTTAGTCTAAATCATCCAGGCATGCTTACAGCCCAGAGACAGGTTGCTGCCGGAGAAGTTTTGCTTCTTTCTTGGGATCCTGTCACCTGCTGAGGTTTTTAACTTTCTTCCTTCTCATGACCCTGATTCGGATTGCACTTGTGCTTTGGGGGTGCAGAGCAAGGCTATGGGGTGTGGACCTGCTGGGTGGCTTGTTCTCTTGCATTGGACCCCCAAGGTGGCCTCTGTGATTATGTCTGTCACTCTTTCCCAGTATCTCGGCTGCACTGTGAGAGTGAATCTTTCAAGATGGACCTCATCCTAGACGTAAACATTCAGATTTACCCCGTAGACTTAGGTAAGTGTCGAGCACAGGCAATAAAAGAGCCTTTAGGTCCTGCTTCTTCACTCTGACATTGACGCTCTTTTCAGGTGACAAGTTCCGATTGGTCATAGCCAGCACTTTGTATGAAGATGGTACCTTGGATGATGGTGAATACAATCCCACAGATGACAGGCCTTCCAGGTGAGGCAGCAGGAAAGGAGGGACCGAAGAGATAAGTAGTATCCAGAAAGGCCTCTATTTAGTTCTAGGAAAAGACATGGTTGCACTTAGAATTCAGACAACAGGAACTGGGTGCGATGCtttgtgtctgtaattccaggactcgggggatgaggcaggaggatcaggggttcaagaaCATCTTTGGCTTCATATAAGTCTAACGCCAATCTGGGctccaagagaccctgtctctaaaaaatttgaaaaaaaatttcacagtcactgagagcagTGAGTGTGAGCTTGTGAGCTGCAGTTATTTATTTtagtggagacagggtctcactttgtagtcctggTTGGCTTGGActatgtagaccacgctggcctggaactcacagaggacatctacctcctctgcctcctcagtgttggaattaaaggtatatgccaccacactctgcatttgtagcctttttttaaaattggtttttcaagacagggtttctctgtgtagctttgcgcctttcctggatctcgctctgtagaccaggctggccccaaactcacagagatcctcctggctttggtttctgtttttaaagatctCTTATGCTATTGGTCACTGTGAAGAATAACCTTGCGTATTGTTTGTAGGGCTGACCAGTTTGAGTATGTAATGTATGGGAAAGTGTACAGAATTGAGGGGGATGAGACCTCAACGGAAGCAGCCACGCGCCTGTAAGTAACATTGTTGGGGAAATCTTTCCCCCTCCCTGTTCTGAAACTGGGCCATGCTTCTACATCTGCCGTGGGTCCACTTTTTTTCTGTACTCCAAACCCAGGCGGAAGAATTTGTCTTGGGAACTGTTTCCAGTCTATTGGTTACTTACATCACCTATTACCAGGCTTTCAAGGCCCTGTAGTCCACAGGAGGCTTTGGTAGTCTTGCTTGGTGAGGGACAGCAGAGAACATCTTCCTGGCAGACCACAGGCAGCATTTCATGACTAggcctttttgtttttgtgtttacttGTGTATGTGTTGCTACTCTGTAATCCAACCCTTGGTTCTTTGGTTTCCCtgcctagtttttgtttgtttgtttgttttgttttgtttttcttgtctttaaaatTCTGTTAAAACAATGTGGTTGTTAGAAACTAAAACAGAGAAGTAATGTGAAAAAGAACAGAAGTCCCCCAGGAGAACGTTTTTACATACAGTTTGAAGAGCTggcgtggtggcgcacccctttagtcccaggacttgggagacagaggcaggtggatttctgtgagttccaggttaatctggtctgcagagtgagttccaggacagccaggggtacatagtgagatcttgttttgagaaaacaaaaacaagcaagagTTTGAGTggtctagcttttttttttctttgtttactttccCTTTAAGTTcctttacaacttttttttttttgtttaacatGTTTCCCTTTGTTAGTTGAAaactctccctcttttttttttgagacagcgtctctctatgtagcctgggctgccctgaaactcaatatgtagacccaggctggtgttgaactcaggGGATCTACCTGACTGCCTCTTgctgcagggattaaaggcatgtgctaccctcCTGATTCCTTAGCATTTTCAAAaaagtatatgtttgtgtgtgtgtgtgtgtgcatgcgtgtgtgcgtgcgagcctgggtgtttgtatgtgtaccatgtgcaggcATGAGACCACCAAGGTAAAAAAGGGGCATTGGACACCGTGGAaatggagttatgggtggttgtgagatgccatgtgggtgctggggtggggggcggtgAATCCTGGTCTTCTGCATTCTTCAAGGACTGTTAAGCGATCTTAaaggctgagccgtctctccagcccctacctcaGCAGTCCTGTAGCTGTGTAACATGGCAGTGAATGGTGAGGCCTTCATTTGTGTGACTAGTCTCCTGTTTGGGTCACAGCAGCATTTGCTCCTCCACTAGAGTAAGCAACACTGCTTTGTGCATGTCTGCATTCAGTTTTGTCCTAATCTTTGGTTCCTAATGACAGAATACTAGGGGAgtgcctttaaaaaataatgatggagccgggcggtggtggcgcacgcctttaatcccagcactcgggaggcagagccaggcggatctctgagttcgaggccagcctggtctccaaagcgagttccaggaaaggcgcaaagctacacagagaaaccttgtctcgaaaaacaaaacaaaacaaaaaaaaaacaaaacaaaacaaaaaaaaataatgatggaGAGCTGCTGGGAAGCAGCTGCCTCAGAGCTCAGACTCAGGACTGGGGCCTTGTGTTTCAGCTCTGCATATGTGTCCTACGGGGGCCTGCTCATGCGGCTTCAGGGTGATGCCAACAATCTGCACGGATTTGAGGTGGATTCCAGAGTCTACCTGCTGATGAAGAAGCTGGCGTTCTGAACCTCGTGGGAAACCTGAGCTGAAGCTGGCGGTGTTCGCCTGTGAAGGGGACTGGGCTGGGTGTccactgtgggtacatcttcagTGTGTCTGAATTCAACGGAAAACTGACGTGTCTGTGGAAGACCACCTGGGAGAGCTTAGCATGAATCTGAagttgtgtgtgattttttttatttttaaattaaagtttaCTTTTTCAGACTCTTCTCCTGAATTGGGGGTGGAGGCATGCAGGGTTTTgcttttgctgtgtagcccaggctggccttggactcagtcCTGCTGCCTTCTGAGTTCCTGAGATTTCATCACACCTGGTGTATGCAATGCTGAGTCTCAAAACCAAGGCCTTCTGTGTGCTACAagggaaaatctctctctctctctctctctctctctctctctctctctctctctctctgtgtgtgtgtgtgtgtgtgtgtgtgtgtgtgtgtgtgtgtacacacttccaccatctgggtcctagggattgatgtcagggcaagctcctttacccactgaggcttttttttttttttttttttgctggcccCCAGTTGGTCTCTTGGTGTCTCAGGTCTGTCACAGGAGCTGGTCACCCTGCTGGGATGCCTGGGGTGTTTCCTTCCCCATCTTTTTTTTAGTCTTTACAAGAGGTGTCAGAAATAGTGTTTAGGGAAATGGGTTGAAAATGAGTGGCCTCAGCAGGGAagagcaaagtttttttttttctttttttaaacattccaCAGTAGGGCGAGTGTGATACATTGGGGGTTGGGATGAATCTTAATAGAATCTTTTGGTCATCTCATGGAATGAGGTTTTTGAAGGGTTGAAGAAAGATGGTGACAGTAGGAGACCCTCATCAGAAATCGTGATAGACTGTCGAAGTAGACAGTAGGACTGCCCCAGCACAGAAAAGGGGAATGTAGTagaaaagggctttttaaagaattttcagaCGTTTATTTGTATGCGTGTGAGGGAGAGCATAACTTTGAGGAGTCCCCTTTCACGATTGCGTGGGTCCCAGAGGTTGGACTCACGTGGTCAGGCTTGGGATCACCTTCAGCTGCTCAGCCCTCTTACCagcatacttgtgtgtgtgtgtgtgtgtgtgtgtgtgtgtgtgtgtgtgtgtgtgtgtgttgtcggGCAAGAAAGGGTGCAATCAGCTGCACAGAATGATCTGGTGTAGACTTTCTGCCTTGGTTTTGATGGTGCAGGGGTCAACCCAAAGCTTACTGGGCACGTAAGTGTCACATCACTGAGCTGGATCTTCAGGCAAGGTCTaaaaaagtatttcttaaaaGGTGGAGTCTGAAACCCCAGCTGGTCTGAAACTTGTAtagttaaggatgaccttgaacttgtgatcctcctgcctcaaccccaCAAAGTGCTGcgcttacaggcatgcaccatcacacataGTTTCAGGGTTAGTCTTAAGAGGGCAGATTTCAGATCGGTTTACATTGTAGAAACCAGTTTCTCAGATTAGCCTGTATCAGATGCCTGGAACGTTAGCTATGTTGCAGGTCAGCGGCCTTACTTGTCTTCTGACCGCTGAGAACCCACAGTTTTTGGCCTCTGCCTTATCTTGTTCTGGGTGCCAACTCTTCTGTGACGTAAAGTGTTTGGCTTGATGattatggtgttttgtttttattgtgctgaggattgaacccaggactttgtgtgtgctaggcaaaagCCCTACCATTGAGCTATGTCCCTgccatgaaaattaatttttgagacagtattggctgggcagtggtggcacacgcctttaatcacagcactcggggaggcagaggcaggtgaatctctgagttctaggctagcctggtctacaaaatgagttccaagacaggctccaaaagctacacagagaaaccctgtctcaacccctccCAAAccatccaccccccccccaaaaaaaaaaggaaaagagaatcatAGTTTAGGCTGGACTGAAAGTCCTTATATAgctcaaggtggccttgaactcctgatcctcttgtctctaccttccaagtgttgaGTTTACAGGCCATCATGTCcaacttttttccccttttaactttgatttattattttcatttgtgtgtgtgtgcaagtgtgggcATCAGCATGTGATGGCGTGCATAATGGAATTGGAAGACAGCTTTTGGGAATTGGTTCCTTTCCCATGGGTtccaggcatcaaactcagacCAGCTTGCACACTAAGCActtctacctcctgagccatctcactcgcCCTacgtttatttttaaatgttaaacctCCTTTAGCGTTACAACAAATTACAAACTATACTTACGTTATCCTAGAATTAGTGTCGATGAACTACTCCCTCTTGTGTAGAAACTGACACTGagatttttataacttttttttttttttttttagctttgtgCGTTTGTTGATTCTTCTCCAGGTTCTGCCCACAGGGACACCTGGATATGGCTGAATTGTCATCCCCACCACAAGCTCTGGTCTTCTACTCAAGAGCTTCTTAAGAGCATGTTTACTCTCCAAGGACGCAGATGTCTCTGTGTTACATAGACTCACTGAAGGACATACCAGACAGGGCACCACACTGGGTAGATGAATGGGTTGCCACTCAGGCTGGGTGGCTTTTTTATGCCTGAAGGCTGTGTGAGCATTGGGAAGTCCATCTGGCCTTGGTGTCACCATGTGTAAAACAAATGGATAATACCTACCATACAGAGTTGTGGGGGAGACTCTGGGGCACCTGTTGCCTCTGTGAAGAACACCTTTCCCTTGCTTTTTTTGTGGCAGTGTTTGGAACTTTGCGATCCTGGCTTCTCTGCCTATGTGGTagcctttcctccttttctgtggGACAACGTAAGGGAGATGCTCTCACAAGCCTTCTCACAGACTCTGGAGTAGCTAGCAGGTTGACCCCGGCAATAGTTTTCGGTTTTCTGCACCGTAAACTTCTATCACCAACAAAGCACTTACTTGCAAAACCCCAGAAGACTGCCTTCATTTTGGGGGTTCCCAGTAGAGTTCACGGTGGTCACACAAGGCTGCGTTTTAGATGTTTGAGATGCCTCCGCTGCTCTGTGCTGGTCCTGCTGTGTGAGCTGTGGAGCCCGACTCCTGCCACTTCCTGCACTTCCGCCTGACCTCCACAGGAGGGAAGCAGGAGCCCAGGCCTGGCCAAGCTCCTGCTGAGCTGCTGCTGCACTTAGCTGTTTGCTCAGCTGCCACATCCAGGTCTAGTCTACTGAACCGCCTGCACAGCCTTACCTGGGGTGTGGAGTTCCCCGGGCTTCCTGTTAGCTTTCTTGGGAGGTAGGGTCCAGGAGATCTGTTGTCCCAGTGAAGAACATCGCTTCCTGACTTTAGTTGGCTTCTGGATGCTCTCATTTATTCTCCTCCAGGCTCACTTTTGTCTCTAAACAGGGGCAGCCTTTCTGAGAGGTAACTTGCTGTTCCTTTATCAAGACCAGCATCTCTTGACCAGTCTCACTTAGCCTCACAGTGAGGGGAATGAGGGCATTGGGGGCTTAAACTTGAAGCAAAGGAAACAACCTTCTTGTTTTCTGATACAATGATAATCTCTGCCTGGGTTCAAAGGCTAGGCCAGTCTAGCCCTTTGTAGAAAACACATATAGAGAATTAGTgattttcaaatttatacagaAAATAGACCAAAGATAACTAGCTGCTCTGATGAATATTGctgacaggttaaaaaaaaaatagctcctAAAGTTTTATGACAGCCTGTCCTGTGTACCCCTTTCCCGGGGAAAGCGGGACGTGTAGTGCAGATGCAGTGCCCTCTCGAAGCCTCTCCTGGGGAAGGAGGCTTGTGCCTGAGAGAAGTTGCAGATGCTGGCGGTGCCCATGTCCCTCATGCTTCCTGAGACAAATTCTGGGAATGAGGGTGCACTGGGATTGGATGAGGACTGGCAGAGTTAGGCACAGGGGTGGAGGGATCGGGAAAGGGGGCGTGGAACAGAGGTGGAGACCTGTGGGTGGGCAAGGTAGGTGAAGGAGAGAAGAGTGTGTGTCCATCAacatggagaggaggaggaggaggatatcCACTTTGGAGGCTGAGTGGCAGGGAGCCTTTGTTCAAAGCTCCTGGCAGAATGTCCGGGGCTTCCACGGTCTGAAGCGAGGCCGCAGCATGAGTTCCATTCACAGGTCCGTGTGTCCTGTTCAGGTATCCAGGGATTTGGTGTGGGAACCTGGAGGTTTGATTCAGCTGGCCAGGGACAATCTTGGTTCTGAGTCCTTGAAGCCTGCCCAGAAGCCCAGGGCCAGGAGTTCCGGCTAAGACACTGAAGTTCGCCTCCAACAATGCAGAAGTCCTGTTTGGGAGCTGGTTTAGGGTGAGGAGTTGGGCGGTGCCGCGTGGGACAGCTGTAGTTGGAGGAGCCCGTCTGACACAGAGGGTGGGGCCTTCTGCCAGCAGCAGGAAGCGCACCTTTCCTCGAAGCAGTTGTTGCAAGTTCAAGAAGATGGCGTTGGGATCCCTGTGAGCTGTGGTCCTGCCCTGTGGgggaagctgagggcagaggaTGGGCCTGAGCCCAGAGAGCAGGCCCACATACCAGCCTCCCTTGACTAAGGAGAAAAAGTTCACTGCCAGCAGCCAGGTGTCCCGGCTGGGAGGCAGCACTCCTTATGGGTCAGCCTTTCCACACTGAAGGTACCCAGAATCCCTTGTCCCCCCAGGTCTTTAGAGGGACTGAGTAAGGGTAGTTTCTAGAGATCTCTAGACTGCGGACTTACCTGGGTTCCCAGGAGGCCTTGCAGGGCTCCCAAGAGGAGGCGAACCTGCCCAGAAAGCTGTCCCAGTAGGGATGAGAGGCAGGAGGGTTCCAACTGTCCCCGAGCTGCCATCACTCCCTCCAGTAGAAGGGTCACTGCCCCTAGAATGTCCTGTGCCTTTGTCTGTTCCTGGGAAATTGGAGAGAAGTGGACTGCTTCAAAAAACGTGCTAATAATGGGTGGGGAGCCCATAGGAGTAGCCAGCGGAATGAATCATAGGAGCTGAGAATTGGACAGGATGAGGCTCCCACCCATCACAGGAATTCCTTTGCAGTCTCCTCACAACTGGTcactggcctctgctttagtAACTCCAGTGTCCATCAACCTAGCCTGGTCTTGCTAGACTTCTGGTCAGAAAGCCACCCCATCTTAGTACAGCTTTTAGCTCTAGGCTGCAGGGCTGCAAGTCTATTCTTTCTGCTACAAAATTGTTGTACTACAGCACTTCTAAGCTAAATATAGTGACAAGACTGTCACAATAACCACCAAGATGATGGGAAGGGACTTAACAAATGGCAGAGCTGAgtatgtggcacatgcctgtaatcccagcacctgggtggCTGACACAGGAGGGtggcaagttcagggccagcccagAATACGAAGTGAGACCCTGTTCTGAACACAGAGCTAGAGCTGTGATCTGTAGTACTCATTCTTCGTAGTACTCATCCTTCTCCAGACCTAGGACCCCAGGAGACTTGAAAAGGAAGGGTGTTCTAGGGTGTACGGGCATGTGCCACCTGGcttgattttgcttttatttcttgagacaagatctcactgtagAGCCTGGGCTAGCCTGCAGCTCATCTCTCCATGCCACCCTGTGAGCTGCTGGGATCCCTAGTTTGTGTCACCGAGCCCAGCAGGGGTTTGAATCCTGATCTTGCCTTTATTTTAGTGGTTCTTTCTGCTTTGTGTCCCCTGTGGGCGGTAGATCCGACTGCCTTCATGCCTGCTAAGGTTGAGGAgtcactgagatggctcagaggataaaggtgcTTATggtcaagcttgatgacctgacttcagtctctgggacttaacatggtagaaggaaagaatgactCTTGCAAattctcctctgatctccatatgtacaccatggcatgtccccacccccatttatacataaatgcattaaaaaaagattgaagaagaaaaagaataggtCAAAGGTATAGTCATAAGAGGTTctaaccagcttttttttttttttttttttttttttgtttgttttggtttttcgagacagggtttctctgtagctttggagcctgtcctggactagctctgtagaccaggctggcctcaaaactcacagagatccacctgcctctgcctcccgagtgctgggtttacaggcgtgcgccaccactgcctggcttctaacCAGCTTCTTAAGGCATTCAGTTTCACATCtatttagcacacacacacacacacacacacacattttgagatagaatctcatccctggctgtccttgaactcacagaaatctgtttgtcattgcctcctgagtgctgagattaaaggcatgaatcaccatgcccagcc
Coding sequences:
- the Polr2h gene encoding DNA-directed RNA polymerases I, II, and III subunit RPABC3 isoform X2, encoding MDLILDVNIQIYPVDLGDKFRLVIASTLYEDGTLDDGEYNPTDDRPSRADQFEYVMYGKVYRIEGDETSTEAATRLSAYVSYGGLLMRLQGDANNLHGFEVDSRVYLLMKKLAF
- the Thpo gene encoding thrombopoietin isoform X1 codes for the protein MELTDLLLVAMLLLTARLTLSSPAPPACDPRLLNKLLRDSHLLHSRLSQCPDINPLSTPVLLPAVDFSLGEWKGQTEQTKAQDILGAVTLLLEGVMAARGQLEPSCLSSLLGQLSGQVRLLLGALQGLLGTQGRTTAHRDPNAIFLNLQQLLRGKVRFLLLAEGPTLCVRRAPPTTAVPRGTAQLLTLNQLPNRTSALLEANFSVLAGTPGPGLLGRLQGLRTKIVPGQLNQTSRFPHQIPGYLNRTHGPVNGTHAAASLQTVEAPDILPGALNKGSLPLSLQSGYPPPPPLHVDGHTLFSPSPTLPTHRSPPLFHAPFPDPSTPVPNSASPHPIPVHPHSQNLSQEA
- the Polr2h gene encoding DNA-directed RNA polymerases I, II, and III subunit RPABC3 isoform X1: MAGILFEDIFDVKDIDPEGKKFDRVSRLHCESESFKMDLILDVNIQIYPVDLGDKFRLVIASTLYEDGTLDDGEYNPTDDRPSRADQFEYVMYGKVYRIEGDETSTEAATRLSAYVSYGGLLMRLQGDANNLHGFEVDSRVYLLMKKLAF
- the Thpo gene encoding thrombopoietin isoform X2, producing MELTDLLLVAMLLLTARLTLSSPAPPACDPRLLNKLLRDSHLLHSRLSQCPDINPLSTPVLLPAVDFSLGEWKGQTEQTKAQDILGAVTLLLEGVMAARGQLEPSCLSSLLGQLSGQVRLLLGALQGLLGTQDFCIVGGELQCLSRNSWPWASGQASRTQNQDCPWPAESNLQVPTPNPWIPEQDTRTCEWNSCCGLASDRGSPGHSARSFEQRLPATQPPKWISSSSSSPC